The Cryptococcus neoformans var. neoformans B-3501A chromosome 4, whole genome shotgun sequence genome has a window encoding:
- a CDS encoding hypothetical protein (Similar to gi|40742554|gb|EAA61744.1| hypothetical protein AN7373.2 [Aspergillus nidulans FGSC A4], FASTA scores: opt: 1901, E(): 1.8e-113, (46.041% identity (76.540% similar) in 682 aa overlap (1-670:1-661))) gives MSSTVLPQGAGYGVVIGMGLFFSLLMVGIAKLQTRYTSHKTSSAEEFNSASRSVPPGLIAAGIVSAWTWAATLLQSSATAYKFGISGPWWYASGAAIQVLLFAMISSKLKQHAPFCHTYLEIIKARWGRAAHLVFLFFALATNIIVSTMLILGGSATVTDLTGMNTVAACFLIPLGVSIYVLTGGMRATLIADYSHTLVLYCILISFALVAYATSPIIGSPSKMWELLNYAAEANPISGNAQGSYLTMRSKSGLIFGVLNIVGNFGTVFNDQAYWQRAIASDPKTSVKAFLWGGIAWFGIPLGIATSLGLSAVALAHGTSTPIITLTPDEVSAGLPAVKAASALMGQSGATAMLILLFLAVTSACSAEQIAVSSILTYDIFGTYIRPNPSEKQILWVSHVCIFSYALFMGAIATAFNYIGVSMGYLYELMGCIIGSAVVPIALCITWRKCNGTGACVGAVLGFCAGVAGWLGITSTLNDGVINVTTTFGDYEMLTGNLLSIGVGGIITVAWSYIHPANFDWDITRSINNKEDFTLTENTAPPLAYDDEKEKLDGEGEGFQGGAEPMRNTTHTTVEAQPTDMTKENEELQKAFRFAAIAALSLVVILIFVIPLPLFFTSHVYPVKGFTAWVCISLIWLFVGLGMVGVYPAWEAREGLMKVGKGIVRDITRQN, from the exons ATGTCGTCAACAGTGTTGCCTCAAGGGGCCGGTTATGGTGTCGTT ATTGGAATGGGTCTGTTCTTCAGTTTGCTGATGGTCGG CATCGCAAAACTCCAGACACGATACACGTCTCACAAAACTTCTTCCGCTGAAGAGTTCAATTCTGCTAGCCGAAGCGTTCCTCCCGGTTTGATCGCCGCTGGCATCGTCAGTGCTTGGACATGGGCGGCTACCCTTTTACAGTCTAGTGCTACTGC ATACAAGTTTGGCATCAGCGGACCTTGGTGGTATGCTTCCGGTGCTGCCATCCAAgtccttctctttgccATGATCTCCAGCAAGCTTAAGCAACACGCTCCTTTCTGCCATACCTATCTTGAAATCATCAAGGCTCGATGGGGCCGAGCTGCTCAccttgtctttttgttctttgcCCTTGCGACCAACATCATCGTTTCCA CTATGCTGATTTTGGGGGGTTCCGCTACTGTTACCGACCTTACCGGCATGAACACTGTTGCGGCTTGTTTCCTCATTCCTCTCGGTGTCTCCATTTACGTCCTCACCGGTGGTATGCGAGCCACTTTGATCGCCGACTATTCCCATACCCTCGTCCTCTATTGCATATTGATCTCCTTCGCTCTCGTCGCCTATGCCACCTCACCCATCATCGGCTCTCCATCCAAGATGTGGGAGTTGCTCAATTATGCCGCCGAGGCCAATCCTATCTCTGGTAATGCCCAGGGCTCTTACTTGACCATGAGGTCCAAAAGTGGTCTCATCTTTGGTGTCCTTAACATCGTCG GTAACTTTGGTACTGTCTTTAATGACCAGGCTTACTGGCAACGAGCCATCGCTTCCGATCCCAAGACTTCCGTCAAGGCCTTCTTGTGGGGTGGTA TCGCTTGGTTCGGTATCCCCTTGGGTATTGCCACTTCTTTGGGGCTTTCTGCTGTAGCCTTGGCCCACGGCACATCTACccccatcatcactttAACTCCCGATGAAGTCTCTGCCGGTTTGCCCGCTGTTAAGG CTGCGAGTGCACTCATGGGCCAGTCTGGTGCCACCGCTATGCTtatcctccttttccttgccgTCACCTCTGCCTGTTCCGCTGAGCAGATTGCAgtctcctccatcctcacTTATGACATCTTTGGCACCTACATCCGTCCCAACCCCTCTGAGAAGCAAATCCTCTGGGTATCCCACGTCTGTATCTTCAGCTACGCCTTGTTCATGGGTGCGATCGCTACTGCCTTCAACTACATTGGTGTTAGCATGGGTTACCTCTACGAACTGATGGGTTGTATCATCGGAAGCGCTGTTGTCCCTATTGCCCTCTGTATCACCTGGAGGAAGTGCAATGGTACCGGTGCTTGTGTTGGAGCCGTCTTGGGCTTCTGCGCCGGTGTTGCCGGTTGGTTGGGTATCACTTCTACTCTTAACGACGGTGTCATCAACGTTACTACTACTTTCGGCGATTACGAGATGCTTACGGGTAACCTCCTGTCTATCGGTGTCGGTGGTATTATCACTGTCGCTTGGTCTTATATCCATCCTGCCAACTTTGACTGGGATATTACCCGAtccatcaacaacaaggagGATTTCACTCTTACCGAAAACACCGCGCCTCCTCTTGCGTATGacgatgaaaaggagaagctcGACGGTGAGGGTGAAGGGTTCCAGGGTGGTGCGGAGCCTATGAGGAACACTACCCACACCACTGTTGAGGCGCAACCTACAGATATGACTAAGGAAAACGAAGAGTTACAAAAAGCTTTCAGGTTTGCTGCCATTGCTGCTCTTTCATTAGTCGTCATTCTTATCTTT GTcatccctcttcccttaTTCTTCACATCACACGTCTACCCCGTCAAGGGTTTTACTGCCTGGGTCTGCATTTCTCTTATTTGGTTGTTTGTGGGTCTGGGTATGGTTGGTGTCTACCCAGCTTGGGAGGCTAGAGAGGGTTTGATGAAGGTTGGGAAGGGTATCGTGAGGGATATCACTAGACAGAATTAg
- a CDS encoding hypothetical protein (Similar to gi|46313697|ref|ZP_00214286.1| COG5285: Protein involved in biosynthesis of mitomycin antibiotics/polyketide fumonisin [Burkholderia cepacia R18194], FASTA scores: opt: 397, E(): 2.3e-19, (34.081% identity (61.435% similar) in 223 aa overlap (89-306:1-216)); HMMPfam hit to PhyH, Phytanoyl-CoA dioxygenase (PhyH), score: 43.0, E(): 8.2e-10), with product MTKPASLTYLEASTPLEEIYKVIERDGGVIIRNFLSSELLQEAMSSIEPHFAVRGNYESKSTHQELGEDFFPSGSLRIYGLLGKIPQVITKIVRLPTWQGVMARFLNDEYSSYTGEKLIPQKSGYMLASTAALRLVPGAQKQPLHRDQIAYQIRPDPTNPLFTPMVGCLIAGSKCTKKNGATAVIPGSHLWGPDRAPQVEECTYAEMEAGDALFTLGSCYHGAGENQCEKSDPDALRTLFAVFGQRDYFRQDQEEILSTPLELARTFPEDILRIAGYYKAVGGVGYVEDHQDPVEFLKAGSSLGQFAPVPSKSYV from the exons ATGACCAAGCCAGCATCTCTCACTTACCTCGAAGCCTCTACCCCTCTGGAAGAAATTTACAAAGTCATCGAGCGCGATGGCGGTGTCATAATTCGCAACTTCCTCTCATCCGAGCTCCTTCAAGAAGCCATGAGCTCCATCGAACCCCATTTTGCTGTACGAGGCAACTACGAATCCAAGTCGACTCACCAGGAGCTGGGTGAAgactttttcccttctgGCTCTCTTCGAATTTATGGTTTGCTTGGTAAAATTCCCCAGGTTATCACCAAGATTGTACGCCTTCCAACTTGGCAGGGCGTTATGGCACGGTTCCTCAA CGACGAGTATTCTTCATACACTGGTGAAAAATTGATTCCTCAAAAGAGCGGCTATATGCTTGCTTCGACAGCTGCCCTTCGACTTGTTCCAGGGGCCCAGAAACAGCCACTTCATCGG GACCAGATCGCCTATCAAATTCGACCCGATCCTACCAATCCCCTTTTCACACCCATGGTCGGCTGCCTCATCGCCGGGTCCAAGTGTACTAAGAAAAACGGCGCCACTGCTGTCATCCCTGGCTCTCACCTCTGGGGTCCTGACCGTGCCCCCCAGGTCGAGGAATGTACTTATGCTGAAATGGAGGCTGGGGACGCTCTCTTCACCCTTGGGTCTTGTTATCACGGGGCAGGCGAGAACCAATGCGAGAAGTCTGATCCAGATGCTCTGAGGACCCTTTTCGCTGTCTTTGGCCAGAGAGATTATTTCAggcaagatcaagaagagattCTCTCCACACCGCTCGAGCTTGCTAGGACCTTCCCTGAAGATATTCTGAGGATTGCTGGCTACT ATAAGGCTGTCGGAGGTGTTGGTTACGTCGAAGACCACCAGGATCCTGTCGAGTTCCTCAAGGCTGGATCAAGCCTCGGCCAATTTGCTCCCGTCCCCAGCAAGAGCTATGTTTGA
- a CDS encoding hypothetical protein (Similar to gi|40882268|emb|CAF06092.1| probable carnitine transport protein [Neurospora crassa], FASTA scores: opt: 1485, E(): 1.4e-88, (41.682% identity (75.503% similar) in 547 aa overlap (17-556:25-561)); HMMPfam hit to AA_permease, Amino acid permease, score: 364.4, E(): 1.4e-106), producing the protein MGSDSPKAYEMEDYDPKVAGSVDQTEIHINETGEGDIMRARVLDSVNHRKLNARQIQLSSIAGAIGAALFVAIGSGVTAGPVALLIGFIFWATVVYSIAQCQLEIVSLFPLDGSFIRLAGRMVDPALGTMVGYNHFFAQTSFVIFEATVVNTLVSYWGYSESPAILISVSLLLYLAINVYRADLFGEAEFWLALGKVLLAIGLILYTLITMVGGNPLKDRFGFRYWKDPGPWAGDSPSTRLESFINAVNTAGFCIGGPEYISMIAGEATDPRKTVPRAFKTIMARLVVFFIGGALCVGILVPYNDPTLVAGDGTYAGGSPYVISMNRLKIPVLPSIVTAALLTCIVSGGNAYTFNASRSLHALALDGKAPAVLRRLNKKGVPYLAVIVVMLFSCLAYLALGSTSAKVLNWILNFCTAATMLNWCVMAFTYVRFYSAMKVQNIDRKEFLPVYSKFQPFAGYWALCWACLFIWLQGYSVFLKGNWNVATFIFNYGIIALAGAIGLFFKIYERTPFHKSKDVDLHSDLDFFDALNQYYQQKKDDSPPATVKDKIMAKLF; encoded by the exons atggggtCAGACTCTCCGAAAGCCTATGAGATGGAGGACTATGATCCGAAGGTGGCGGGGTCTGTCGACCAGACAGAGATCCATATCAATGAGacgggagaaggagatatCATGAGAGCTAGGGTGCTTGACTCAGTCAATCATCGGAAACTCAATGCTCGACAGATCCAACTTTCATCCATAGCAGGAGCTATCGGTGCCGCTTTATTTGTGGCTATCGGCTCAGGTGTCACTGCGGGACCTGTTGCTCTGTTGATAG GCTTTATCTTTTGGGCCACAGTTGTTTACTCTATTGCTCAATGTC AACTGGAAATTGTCTCCTTATTTCCACTCGACGGATCTTTCATTCGTCTTGCTGGCCGGATGGTTGACCCGGCTTTGGGCACCATGGTCGGCTACAACCACTTT TTTGCTCAAACATCATTCGTCATCTTCGAAGCTACAGTAGTAAACACGCTCGTATCCTACTGGGGCTACTCCGAGTCACCCGCCATCCTCATATCGgtctctctccttctctatCTGGCAATCAACGTATATCGTGCGGACCTATTCGGCGAAGCTGAAT TCTGGCTTGCTCTTGGTAAGGTTCTACTCGCTATAGGCCTGATCTTGTACACATTAATCACCATGGTTGGCGGAAACCCCTTGAAAGA CCGTTTCGGCTTTAGATACTGGAAAGACCCTGGTCCTTGGGCTGGTGACTCCCCTTCCACACGCCTCGAATCATTCATCAATGCTGTCAATACTGCTGGCTTCTGTATAGGCGGGCCCGAGTATATTTCGATGATTGCTGGTGAAGCGACCGACCCTCGGAAGACGGTACCTAGAGCTTTCAAGACGATCATGGCTCGATTGGTTGTTTTTTTTATTGGGGGTGCTCTTTGTGTGGGTATTCTTGTGCCTTATAATGATCCGAC ACTTGTGGCAGGTGACGGCACTTATGCTGGTGGATCACCTTA TGTGATTTCCATGAACCGACTTAAAATACCCGTCTTGCCCTCCATCGTCACGGCCGCCCTGCTAACATGTATCGTCTCCGGTGGTAACGCCTACACCTTTAACGCCTCTCGAAGCTTGCACGCTTTGGCGCTAGATGGTAAGGCTCCTGCTGTACTTCGTCGACTCAATAAAAA GGGTGTGCCTTACCTAGCAGTCATTGTGGTGATGCTTTTCTCTTGTTTGGCCTACCTCGCTCTAGGATCCACTAGTGCGAAGGTTCTCAATTGGATCTTAAACTTTTGCACGGCTGCTACTATGCT CAATTGGTGTGTCATGGCATTCACCTATGTCCGCTTCTACAGCGCCATGAAAGTTCAGAACATTGATCGAAAAGAATTTCTTCCGGTCTACTCCAAATTCCAGCCTTTTGCGGGATACTGGGCACTGTGCTGGGCTTGCCTCTTCATTTGGCTCCAAGGATATTCAGTGTTTTTGAAAGGGAATTGGAATGTTGCCACATTTATTTTCAACTATGGTATC ATTGCTTTGGCTGGGGCGATCGGATTGTTTTTCAAAATATACGAACGAACGCCTTTCCATAAGAGTAAAGATGTGGATCTTCATAGTGACCTTGACTTCTTTGATGCTCTCAACCAGTACTATCAACAAAAGAAGGACGATTCGCCGCCAGCGACCGTCAAGGATAAGATCATGGCCAAGCTGTTTTAA